A genomic segment from Segniliparus rotundus DSM 44985 encodes:
- a CDS encoding DUF6779 domain-containing protein — protein sequence MTESVAPKRRKASRKGATLSVAYALCFVFAVGASVAVVYTGNDMLMRFGLVFALWAALGWAFIADQSRRKAELVSAKASDYKLIYDLQLEREIAARHHYELSLEGELRRQLTAEADSATHSALAELQQQVALLRGQLQELLDQDLEYDQPALKARATRLDELLVAKQSLAPTESQPRKRAAQAQDDAASPRLWLPSQPDQARREQPLVQEPSAPETVVEQEAQGSGAQGKEAQEPAAEQWRHDEQQAAWPQQPEAWLQDQRRQPSSLQALVDPEPQERPAGWQQPKAPPMAGMEPAAAAGQTVDYPSWYSQSEAAPSAVVEPQQQQQPGAAGQDAGKAPGSGRHEQRDAEPQPRSEPSSGKAGKSKHADKADRAKPAESRGGRRAKPAAGEDSSVPAQEQSAAADTLAAAHASGHSVNELLSRLSPDEAAGYHGRRRRARAQDAAVSDEDMR from the coding sequence TGGCCCCGAAGCGGCGGAAGGCGTCTCGTAAGGGGGCCACGCTCAGCGTCGCGTACGCGCTCTGCTTCGTTTTCGCCGTCGGCGCGAGTGTCGCAGTGGTGTACACGGGAAACGACATGTTGATGCGGTTCGGCCTCGTGTTCGCCTTGTGGGCGGCGCTGGGCTGGGCGTTCATCGCCGACCAGTCGCGGCGCAAAGCCGAGCTGGTCTCCGCCAAGGCCTCGGACTACAAGCTCATTTATGATCTGCAACTCGAACGGGAGATCGCAGCGCGGCATCATTACGAGCTTTCGTTGGAGGGCGAGTTACGCCGACAGCTGACGGCGGAGGCGGACTCGGCGACCCACAGCGCGCTCGCGGAGCTCCAACAACAAGTCGCGTTGCTGCGAGGGCAGCTGCAAGAGTTGTTGGATCAGGATCTCGAATACGACCAGCCCGCGTTGAAAGCGAGGGCGACCAGGCTCGATGAGCTTTTGGTGGCGAAGCAGTCGCTGGCCCCCACCGAATCGCAACCGCGCAAACGCGCGGCCCAGGCCCAGGACGACGCGGCCTCGCCTCGTTTGTGGCTGCCGTCCCAGCCGGACCAGGCGCGCCGCGAGCAGCCCCTCGTCCAGGAGCCCTCCGCGCCGGAGACTGTTGTGGAACAGGAAGCCCAGGGCAGCGGCGCCCAGGGCAAGGAAGCGCAGGAGCCTGCCGCCGAGCAATGGCGCCACGACGAACAGCAGGCCGCCTGGCCGCAGCAGCCCGAAGCCTGGCTTCAGGACCAGCGGCGGCAACCAAGTTCCTTGCAAGCCCTCGTCGATCCGGAGCCGCAAGAACGGCCTGCTGGCTGGCAGCAGCCGAAAGCGCCTCCTATGGCGGGGATGGAACCAGCCGCGGCGGCCGGGCAGACGGTTGACTACCCGAGCTGGTACTCCCAATCGGAAGCGGCCCCGTCCGCTGTCGTGGAGCCACAGCAGCAGCAACAGCCGGGAGCCGCGGGCCAGGACGCCGGCAAAGCCCCTGGCTCCGGCAGGCACGAACAGCGCGACGCGGAGCCGCAGCCGCGATCAGAACCCTCGAGCGGCAAAGCCGGGAAGTCCAAGCACGCGGACAAGGCTGACAGGGCCAAGCCCGCCGAGTCGCGCGGCGGCCGCAGGGCCAAGCCGGCGGCGGGCGAGGACTCCTCGGTCCCGGCGCAGGAGCAGAGCGCGGCGGCGGACACGTTGGCCGCGGCCCATGCCTCCGGGCATTCCGTCAACGAACTGCTCTCACGGCTCAGCCCGGACGAGGCCGCCGGATACCATGGTCGGCGCAGACGAGCCAGGGCGCAGGACGCAGCCGTGTCGGACGAGGACATGCGCTGA